The following proteins are encoded in a genomic region of Eriocheir sinensis breed Jianghai 21 chromosome 2, ASM2467909v1, whole genome shotgun sequence:
- the LOC127000695 gene encoding cuticle protein AM/CP1114-like has protein sequence MKLLVLACLLAVAAARPEKDSTILKDERSDSGDGNFYYSFETSNGIQATKTGKPGSEGQSNMDGAFSFRLPDGTVATFTYVADENGYRVESPLLPPVPDFVQKQIAFAEEERARGIVHK, from the exons ATGAAGCTT CTGGTGCTCGCCTGCCTGCTGGCCGTGGCCGCCGCCCGCCCCGAGAAGGACAGCACCATCCTGAAGGACGAGCGCAGCGACAGCGGCGACGGCAACTTCTACTACAGCTTCGAGACTAGCAACGGCATCCAGGCGACCAAGACCGGCAAGCCCGGCTCTGAGGGTCAGAGCAACATGGACGGCGCCTTCAG CTTCAGACTCCCCGACGGCACCGTCGCCACCTTCACCTACGTGGCGGACGAGAATGGTTACCGCGTCGAGTCGCCGCTGCTGCCGCCCGTCCCGGACTTCGTGCAGAAGCAGATCGCCTTCGCCGAGGAGGAGCGCGCCCGCGGCATCGTCCACAAATAA
- the LOC127000690 gene encoding cuticle protein AMP1A-like, with protein sequence MKLVLLTTLLGLAAAAPQLSSDRDAYIITDERTDNGDGNFKYLFETSNGIFSQRTGTPGSEGQSNMQGSERFTFPDGTVAEITYVADENGYRAESPLIPTDHPLPAHVYELLRIAEEQRAKGITFD encoded by the exons ATGAAGCTC GTTCTCCTCACCACCCTCCTGGGCCTGGCCGCCGCCGCTCCTCAGCTTAGCTCCGACCGTGACGCCTACATAATCACGGATGAGCGGACGGACAACGGCGACGGAAACTTCAAATACTTATTCGAGACCAGCAACGGCATCTTCTCCCAGCGTACCGGCACCCCGGGCAGCGAGGGCCAGAGCAACATGCAGGGCTCCGAAAG GTTCACCTTCCCTGACGGCACCGTTGCTGAGATCACCTACGTTGCCGATGAGAACGGCTACCGCGCTGAGTCCCCCCTCATCCCTACAGACCATCCTCTCCCCGCCCACGTCTACGAGCTCCTTCGCATCGCCGAGGAGCAGCGCGCCAAGGGCATCACCTTCGACTAA